From the genome of bacterium:
CCAACGGAATCTGATTATGAGCTAAAGACGATTCCTGACCCGGCAAATAAATTGGAATACGCCGCAAAAGAAATATTCAAAAGAGGATAAAGATGAACAATATTGAAAGAGTAATTGAATGTATAAAGAAATACAAGCCAGAGAAAGTCATCTTCTTTGGTTCCTATGCCCGAGGAGAGATAGATGAATACAGTGATTTAGATTTTGTGGTTATTAAAAAGACAAAGAAAAGATTTATAAGAAGACTAATAGAGGTGGCGAAACTCATTGATAATGATTTGGGTCAGGTGGATGTCTTTGTTTATACTCCTGAAGAATTTCAAAGAATGGTAGAATGGGAGAATCCTTTTATAGAGAATGTGTTAAAAGAAGGGAGGGTAGTATATGAAAGAAAATAAGGTGGAAGCATTAAGATGGCTGAAACAGGCAGAATATAACTTGCAAGTTGCTGAAAATAATCTTAATGCAAAATTATATTCAGCCTCTTGTTTTATGAGCGAACAATCAGCCCAAGTAGCATTAAAGGCATATCTTATTTTTAAGACAGGTAGACCTGTATTATGGGTTCATTCTGTAAAAAAACTTGCAGAAAATTGTCTGCAATATCACGATAAATTTAAAGAAATAGTTGAATGCGGGAAAATTTTAGATAGATATTACATCCCAACAAGATACCCCGATGCACTGGCGCCGCCTGCAGTTCCTTATGAAATATATACGGTAAAAGATGCTGAAGAAGCAGTTGATTTCGCAAGGAAGATCATAGCTAAGGTAATGGAAGAACTTAAAGGAGGAACAAATGCAAGAAATTAAACCATTTCTGCCGCTAATGAAGACGGATAAAAGCGGGGAGGAGCTAATAAGTGAAGCCGCTGAGCTGATAGAAAAAGAGGTGGAGGATATAGAACAGAAAGCAGACGCTTACGTGGCCCTAAGGATTT
Proteins encoded in this window:
- a CDS encoding HEPN domain-containing protein, which gives rise to MKENKVEALRWLKQAEYNLQVAENNLNAKLYSASCFMSEQSAQVALKAYLIFKTGRPVLWVHSVKKLAENCLQYHDKFKEIVECGKILDRYYIPTRYPDALAPPAVPYEIYTVKDAEEAVDFARKIIAKVMEELKGGTNARN
- a CDS encoding nucleotidyltransferase domain-containing protein, translated to MNNIERVIECIKKYKPEKVIFFGSYARGEIDEYSDLDFVVIKKTKKRFIRRLIEVAKLIDNDLGQVDVFVYTPEEFQRMVEWENPFIENVLKEGRVVYERK